One window of Nocardia nova SH22a genomic DNA carries:
- a CDS encoding NADPH-dependent FMN reductase produces MDDPLRLEVIVASVRPERFAPVVADWFLRTARAVDGLDIGVVDLAHTPLPVDLTTDPATEAYARRIGAADGFIVVTSEYNHGYPAALKTALDVCKREWRAKPIGFVSYGGLSGGLRAVEQLRQVVAELHMVSIRETVSFHEAKRKFDAAGETADGAAIDAAQRLLRQWSWWAGHLRTARAADPYPS; encoded by the coding sequence ATGGACGATCCGCTGCGGCTCGAGGTCATCGTCGCCAGTGTGCGGCCCGAACGGTTCGCGCCGGTGGTGGCCGACTGGTTCCTGCGCACCGCCCGCGCCGTGGACGGGCTCGACATCGGTGTCGTCGATCTGGCGCACACCCCGCTACCGGTGGACCTGACCACCGACCCGGCCACCGAGGCGTACGCGCGGCGGATCGGCGCGGCGGACGGATTCATCGTCGTCACCTCCGAGTACAACCACGGTTATCCGGCCGCTCTGAAGACCGCGCTGGATGTGTGCAAGCGCGAATGGCGGGCCAAACCCATCGGATTCGTGAGTTACGGCGGTCTGTCCGGTGGTCTGCGGGCCGTCGAGCAACTGCGTCAAGTGGTCGCGGAACTGCACATGGTGTCGATCCGCGAGACGGTGAGTTTCCACGAGGCGAAACGGAAATTCGACGCCGCGGGTGAGACCGCCGACGGCGCCGCGATCGATGCCGCGCAGCGCCTGTTACGGCAATGGTCTTGGTGGGCAGGACATTTGCGTACCGCCCGCGCGGCGGACCCCTATCCGAGCTGA